A single region of the Anaerostipes rhamnosivorans genome encodes:
- a CDS encoding BglG family transcription antiterminator — protein MNKRSREILSTLIQKKEYGQAAYMKELAEQFGVSTRTIRNDLEQINEFLNKNKLSGVSLGKQGVIETGKDMERARQYLFRDDFYSYKLERHERKMFMATLLICEKDYRTLSDLADCMYVSRSTVIQDLDGLKAFFKRHKLYVVSHSNKGLILEGEEKNKRLLLLSMIKSNESVYREAPVFERLICSLKEECRVDMEDLKTMEKVINLAEHFSGRFLTDTSFTNLKYFLVLSLYRMRLKMYAEQDSKKNSKYEMAGYILKQLSDFAGIEVVEEEVKFLGRILNEMRYIKKTTSNQEIVKMQVITRTFIEHVSIDIDLNLQGDYIFYENLINHLESMFSSAIQDNTVNSVVTEVLERYPKIQEAVQNNVSVLEEYIGRKLNEVEISYIVVHICAAMERNKNSTERYSVILVCNGGIGTSQLLLARLKKYFNFDVADIIPAHDLKNADIDEADVILSTVALDTDMEYIQVDPLLNDEDCINVGKKLSRLKGSHKAISRPKVKEKPEAAHMKRIKEILAENTSPEQMVFQIEEVVNEFYHKEVSMPLLAMLPSEAVRLNVSCESWQEAVRQSAQYLLRNGCIEERYISSMIENVEKNGPYILVAPGFALPHEALNAGPKKVGMSLIRLAEPVVFGKPEFDPVEWVCCLSAINKETHLKAMFHLVNLFHNQKFRDEIRDVGSGEEVYNAIKRYEYEMR, from the coding sequence ATGAACAAGAGATCTCGGGAAATCTTATCTACTCTGATTCAGAAAAAAGAATATGGGCAGGCGGCATATATGAAAGAGCTTGCAGAGCAGTTCGGAGTGTCCACGAGGACCATCCGGAATGACTTGGAGCAGATTAATGAATTTCTAAACAAGAACAAACTATCCGGCGTAAGTCTCGGAAAACAGGGAGTCATCGAGACAGGAAAAGACATGGAAAGGGCGCGTCAGTACCTTTTCCGGGATGATTTTTACTCCTATAAGCTGGAGAGACATGAAAGAAAGATGTTTATGGCAACTTTATTAATCTGTGAAAAGGACTACCGGACCCTTTCGGATCTGGCGGACTGCATGTATGTGAGCCGGTCCACAGTGATCCAGGACCTGGATGGACTGAAAGCATTTTTTAAGAGACACAAACTGTATGTCGTTTCCCATTCCAACAAAGGATTGATACTAGAAGGTGAGGAAAAAAATAAAAGGCTGCTGTTGTTATCCATGATAAAGAGCAACGAATCTGTCTACCGGGAGGCACCGGTCTTTGAGAGGCTCATCTGTTCTCTGAAAGAAGAGTGCCGGGTGGACATGGAAGATCTGAAGACTATGGAAAAGGTGATTAATCTGGCGGAACATTTCTCAGGAAGGTTTCTCACGGATACCTCTTTTACAAACCTGAAATATTTTCTGGTGTTAAGCTTGTACCGCATGAGACTAAAAATGTATGCGGAGCAGGACAGCAAGAAGAACAGCAAATACGAGATGGCTGGTTACATATTAAAGCAGCTCAGTGATTTTGCAGGGATTGAGGTTGTGGAGGAAGAGGTCAAGTTTCTTGGCAGAATATTAAATGAGATGCGTTATATCAAAAAGACAACCAGCAACCAGGAAATCGTAAAGATGCAGGTGATCACAAGAACCTTCATTGAACATGTGTCCATTGATATCGATCTGAATTTACAGGGGGATTATATTTTCTACGAAAATCTGATCAACCATCTGGAATCCATGTTTTCATCGGCTATCCAGGATAACACGGTAAATTCAGTTGTGACAGAAGTATTGGAGCGCTATCCGAAGATCCAGGAAGCAGTGCAGAATAACGTATCTGTCTTGGAAGAGTATATCGGACGAAAGTTGAATGAGGTGGAAATCTCGTACATTGTAGTTCATATCTGTGCTGCCATGGAACGGAACAAGAATTCTACGGAGCGTTATTCCGTGATCCTTGTGTGCAACGGCGGCATCGGCACATCCCAGCTTCTGCTGGCAAGGCTGAAGAAGTATTTTAATTTCGACGTGGCGGACATCATACCGGCACATGACCTGAAAAACGCAGACATAGACGAGGCGGATGTGATCCTTTCCACAGTAGCGCTGGATACCGATATGGAATACATCCAAGTGGACCCACTGTTAAATGACGAGGACTGTATCAATGTTGGAAAAAAGCTTTCACGGCTGAAGGGAAGCCATAAAGCCATCAGCAGGCCAAAGGTCAAAGAGAAGCCGGAGGCGGCGCACATGAAGCGGATCAAGGAGATCCTTGCCGAGAATACGTCCCCAGAACAGATGGTATTTCAGATTGAAGAGGTAGTGAATGAGTTTTACCACAAGGAAGTGAGCATGCCGCTTTTAGCAATGCTTCCCAGCGAGGCAGTCAGGTTAAATGTAAGCTGCGAAAGCTGGCAGGAAGCTGTCAGACAGTCTGCGCAGTATCTTCTTAGAAACGGCTGCATCGAGGAGCGGTATATAAGCTCCATGATCGAGAACGTGGAAAAGAACGGCCCTTACATCCTGGTGGCACCGGGCTTTGCCCTTCCCCATGAAGCCTTAAATGCGGGGCCTAAGAAGGTGGGTATGAGCCTGATCAGGCTGGCAGAGCCAGTAGTATTCGGCAAACCTGAATTTGACCCGGTTGAATGGGTCTGCTGTTTAAGTGCTATCAATAAGGAAACCCACTTAAAGGCTATGTTCCATCTGGTGAACCTGTTCCATAACCAGAAGTTCAGAGATGAGATACGGGATGTAGGGAGCGGGGAAGAAGTCTATAACGCGATCAAACGATATGAATATGAAATGAGGTAA
- a CDS encoding PTS fructose transporter subunit IIABC has product MRITELLKTEGIELGVSVDSKEDAIDRLTGLMDKTGNLSDREEYKKGILAREEMSTTGIGGGIAIPHSKNAAVKKAGLAAMTVPDGVDYDSMDGEPTKVFFMIAAPAEGSDVHLEALARLSTILMDPAFLDKLINASTKEEFLKYIDEKETAKFPEEAKEDKAEPAVREEKKGGLRVLAVTACPTGIAHTFMAAEALENKAKEMGIALKAETNGSGGAKNVLTKEEIKHCDGIIVAADKNVEMARFDGKQVLQTKVADGIHKPEELIQTILDGKAPVYHHSGASEDETANEEGEGIGRTIYKHLMNGVSHMLPFVIGGGILIALAFLFDNQAIDPSNFGKNTELAAVLKTIGEQAFGFMLPVLAGFIAMSIADRPGLAVGFVGGALANAGYTFGNVMNFAEAKPVSSGFLGALLAGFLAGYIVVLLKKIFDKLPNALEGLKPILLYPVCGILVMGVVMIAINPIMGAINTGLNNFLSSMSGTSSILLGAVLGGMMSVDMGGPFNKAAYVFGTAQLTVANAGPEQYAIMAAVMAGGMVPPLAIALCTTFFKNRFSESERKSGIVNYVMGLSFITEGAIPFAAGDPIHILPPCIIGSAAAGALSMAFKCGLPAPHGGLFVIGVVTNPLMYLVAVAVGAVIGMLIMSVTRKPLNK; this is encoded by the coding sequence ATGCGTATTACAGAATTATTGAAGACAGAAGGAATTGAACTTGGGGTTTCGGTCGACTCAAAAGAGGATGCCATAGACCGTCTGACCGGACTTATGGATAAGACAGGTAATCTATCTGACAGGGAAGAGTATAAAAAAGGAATCCTCGCCAGAGAGGAAATGAGCACCACCGGGATCGGAGGAGGAATCGCGATTCCCCATTCAAAGAACGCAGCAGTAAAAAAAGCGGGTCTTGCGGCTATGACAGTGCCGGACGGAGTTGACTACGACTCTATGGACGGGGAACCTACCAAGGTATTTTTTATGATCGCCGCCCCGGCAGAGGGAAGTGATGTACACTTGGAGGCCCTTGCAAGACTTTCAACGATTTTAATGGATCCGGCATTCCTGGACAAATTGATTAATGCCAGCACAAAGGAAGAGTTTTTAAAGTATATCGACGAGAAGGAGACGGCAAAGTTTCCAGAAGAGGCAAAAGAAGATAAGGCGGAACCTGCTGTACGGGAAGAGAAAAAGGGCGGACTCAGGGTATTGGCGGTCACTGCCTGCCCGACAGGTATCGCACATACATTTATGGCCGCGGAAGCATTGGAAAACAAGGCCAAGGAAATGGGCATTGCTTTAAAGGCCGAGACCAATGGCTCCGGCGGGGCAAAGAATGTTCTCACAAAGGAAGAGATCAAGCACTGTGACGGTATCATCGTCGCGGCGGATAAGAATGTAGAGATGGCACGTTTTGACGGGAAACAGGTGCTTCAGACAAAGGTCGCTGACGGCATCCATAAGCCGGAAGAACTGATCCAGACCATCCTCGATGGAAAAGCCCCTGTCTACCATCACAGCGGAGCCTCTGAGGATGAGACAGCCAACGAAGAGGGAGAAGGCATCGGAAGAACCATCTATAAGCATCTGATGAACGGTGTGTCCCATATGCTTCCCTTTGTCATCGGCGGAGGTATTCTGATCGCGCTGGCATTCTTATTTGACAACCAGGCCATCGATCCTAGCAACTTTGGGAAGAACACGGAACTCGCGGCGGTCTTAAAGACCATTGGTGAGCAGGCATTCGGATTTATGCTGCCTGTACTGGCCGGCTTCATCGCCATGAGCATTGCGGACCGCCCGGGATTAGCGGTAGGTTTTGTGGGAGGCGCACTGGCCAATGCCGGCTATACCTTCGGCAATGTGATGAATTTTGCAGAGGCAAAACCGGTAAGCTCAGGTTTCCTTGGTGCACTGCTGGCAGGTTTCCTGGCCGGATATATTGTTGTCCTGTTAAAGAAGATCTTTGATAAGCTTCCAAACGCTCTGGAGGGGCTTAAACCGATCCTCCTTTACCCTGTGTGCGGGATTCTGGTGATGGGTGTTGTGATGATCGCTATTAACCCGATCATGGGAGCCATCAACACAGGCCTTAACAACTTCTTATCCTCCATGAGCGGCACAAGTTCTATTTTATTAGGTGCAGTGCTGGGCGGAATGATGTCTGTGGATATGGGCGGACCGTTTAACAAAGCGGCCTATGTGTTCGGAACAGCACAGCTTACGGTTGCAAATGCGGGACCGGAACAGTATGCGATCATGGCAGCAGTCATGGCCGGAGGTATGGTTCCTCCATTGGCCATCGCCCTGTGTACCACATTCTTTAAGAACCGTTTCTCAGAGAGTGAACGCAAATCAGGTATTGTCAACTACGTCATGGGCCTGTCCTTTATCACAGAGGGAGCCATCCCATTTGCAGCTGGGGATCCGATCCATATCCTGCCACCTTGTATTATAGGCTCTGCGGCAGCAGGAGCATTGTCTATGGCGTTTAAGTGCGGGCTTCCGGCACCTCACGGCGGACTGTTTGTCATCGGTGTTGTGACAAATCCGCTGATGTACCTGGTTGCTGTTGCAGTCGGGGCCGTGATCGGTATGCTGATTATGTCTGTCACAAGAAAACCACTCAACAAATAG
- the pfkB gene encoding 1-phosphofructokinase, whose product MIYTVTFNPAIDYVIKVDDLTLGKVNRTTREDMYCGGKGINVSNVLANLGIDSVGFGFIAGFTGDAIETGAKQLGFKPDFIRLREGMTRINVKIKSNEESEINGQGPDIHEDELEMMYQKLDTLKDGDILVLAGSIPNTLPEDVYEKIMERLQDRKIQIVVDATKDLLLNVLKFHPFLIKPNNHELGEMFGVELKNNEEIIEYGKKLQEKGARNVLISMAGDGAILITEKGDVHISPCPKGEVKNSVGAGDSMVAGFLTGYLKNGDYEEALKMGIATGSASAFSEDLATKEKIMELYEQL is encoded by the coding sequence ATGATTTACACAGTGACATTTAACCCGGCGATCGATTATGTCATCAAGGTGGATGACCTGACACTGGGAAAGGTAAACCGCACCACAAGAGAGGATATGTACTGCGGAGGAAAAGGGATCAATGTTTCCAACGTACTGGCCAACTTAGGCATTGACAGTGTGGGATTTGGATTCATCGCAGGGTTTACAGGAGACGCCATTGAGACAGGGGCAAAGCAGCTCGGGTTTAAGCCTGACTTCATTCGTCTCAGGGAAGGCATGACGCGCATCAACGTTAAGATTAAGTCAAATGAGGAGAGCGAGATCAATGGACAGGGTCCGGACATCCATGAGGATGAGTTGGAGATGATGTATCAGAAGCTGGATACGTTAAAGGATGGCGACATTCTGGTTCTTGCGGGAAGTATCCCGAATACCCTTCCTGAAGATGTCTATGAAAAGATCATGGAAAGGCTTCAGGACAGGAAGATACAGATCGTTGTGGATGCCACGAAGGATCTTTTGTTAAACGTTCTTAAATTCCATCCGTTCCTGATCAAACCGAATAATCACGAGCTGGGCGAAATGTTCGGCGTTGAGTTAAAGAACAATGAAGAGATTATTGAATATGGAAAGAAGCTTCAGGAGAAGGGTGCGAGAAATGTACTGATCTCCATGGCGGGAGACGGAGCGATTCTGATCACGGAAAAGGGTGATGTGCACATCTCACCTTGTCCAAAGGGAGAAGTGAAGAACTCAGTGGGAGCAGGGGATTCCATGGTTGCAGGCTTCCTGACCGGTTATCTGAAAAACGGAGATTATGAAGAGGCCTTAAAGATGGGGATCGCAACAGGAAGCGCCAGCGCATTTTCTGAGGATCTTGCAACAAAAGAAAAGATCATGGAATTATATGAGCAATTATAA
- a CDS encoding DeoR/GlpR family DNA-binding transcription regulator: protein MLPDERFRKILELIRKNRSVTVQELVRQIGISESTIRRDLTALDKKGLLNKVHGGATALDTGFNMEEAVANKSLKNVDEKRRIAEYCAGIIRPDDFIYLDAGTTTEMMIDFLTEKKASYVTNGISHAKKLMDYGFKVYLIGGELRAVTEAIVGAEALDSLRKYNFTKGFFGVNGISKRSGFTTPDVTEALVKKTALEHCLDAYILADSSKFRAVSAVSVADLDQAVIVTGKLEEPSFLKYAVIKEVLE, encoded by the coding sequence ATGCTGCCAGATGAACGATTTAGAAAGATTTTAGAGTTGATAAGGAAAAACAGGTCCGTAACTGTCCAGGAGCTGGTCAGACAGATCGGGATCTCTGAGTCAACGATCCGCAGGGATCTGACTGCACTTGATAAGAAAGGTCTGCTCAATAAAGTCCACGGAGGAGCCACTGCACTGGATACAGGCTTTAACATGGAAGAAGCAGTCGCGAACAAATCTTTAAAAAATGTGGATGAAAAACGCAGAATTGCAGAATACTGTGCAGGTATCATCAGACCGGATGACTTTATTTATCTGGATGCGGGAACGACCACTGAGATGATGATTGATTTCTTGACAGAGAAGAAAGCCTCTTATGTAACCAACGGCATTTCCCATGCCAAAAAACTTATGGATTACGGCTTCAAGGTGTACCTGATCGGAGGGGAACTCCGTGCGGTTACAGAAGCGATCGTCGGGGCGGAGGCTCTGGACAGTTTAAGGAAGTATAACTTTACCAAAGGATTTTTTGGTGTCAACGGAATTTCCAAGCGCAGCGGATTTACGACACCGGATGTGACTGAGGCACTGGTAAAGAAAACGGCTCTTGAACATTGTCTGGATGCCTATATCCTGGCGGATTCGTCCAAGTTCCGTGCAGTCTCAGCTGTCAGTGTGGCAGATTTAGACCAGGCAGTTATCGTAACAGGGAAGTTAGAGGAGCCAAGCTTCTTAAAATATGCAGTCATCAAGGAGGTATTAGAATGA
- a CDS encoding type II toxin-antitoxin system YafQ family toxin — MKYEIKRTTKFKKDYKLAVKRGFDVSKLAHIISMLARGQNLPEEYNDHALSGKWSGHRECHIQSDWLLVYYCLEDILVLTLARVGTHSDLFD; from the coding sequence ATGAAATATGAGATCAAGAGGACTACCAAATTCAAAAAGGATTATAAACTTGCAGTTAAAAGAGGCTTTGATGTTTCAAAACTAGCCCACATTATCTCGATGCTTGCCAGAGGACAAAATCTTCCGGAAGAATACAATGACCACGCCCTGTCAGGAAAATGGAGCGGGCACAGAGAGTGCCATATTCAGTCTGACTGGCTGCTGGTGTACTATTGTCTGGAAGATATCTTGGTCCTGACCTTGGCAAGAGTGGGTACACACAGTGACTTATTTGATTGA
- a CDS encoding type II toxin-antitoxin system RelB/DinJ family antitoxin has product MAGNTSNVSFSIDSELKEQADLLFTNLGIDMTAAFHIFLRQSVREGGIPFEVTMYPKGRETAAAMCEAEEIAKDPSVEGFLSMEALMADLDR; this is encoded by the coding sequence ATGGCTGGAAATACATCAAACGTAAGTTTTAGCATTGATAGTGAGTTAAAAGAACAGGCAGATCTGTTGTTTACCAATCTTGGGATTGACATGACAGCAGCGTTTCATATATTTTTGAGGCAGTCCGTGAGAGAAGGGGGAATTCCATTTGAGGTAACAATGTATCCAAAAGGCAGGGAGACAGCCGCAGCTATGTGTGAGGCAGAAGAGATCGCCAAAGATCCATCCGTAGAGGGTTTCCTCTCTATGGAAGCTTTAATGGCTGATCTGGACCGATGA
- a CDS encoding ABC transporter permease — protein sequence MYSKLAFGNVKKSIKDFTVYFLTLTFGVCLFYVFNSIGSQQAMLRMNESQRQIIEMLQMAIGSLSVFIAVILGFLVIYANRFLIKRRKKELGLYLCLGMDKRQVSKVLIIETLFIGVFALAAGLLAGVFLSQGLSVVTAKMFMVEMKEFRFIFSGDAFIRTIIYFAVIFLIVMIFNAFSISKVKVIDLLSASKKNETLKVKKLGVSVVLFLISVVCIGFAYYCIQENGMMEVDSQFWMSIIFGAVGTFLFFLSLSGFFLRILKTNKRFYYRKLNMFILRQINSKITTTFVSMTMLCLMLLVAIGVFSTGAGLATTFGKDMKKATPYDVSYIKYLPEDATDSEAKINMREEFKKKGVNMDEFVDKSCNITTRLYNKVKFKIFLSGRDKLVDYPEGTKQRMEKSSPDIISLSDYNESMKKQGKQGISLKSDEYAVNCNFENLQDLWKDVCKTGVKVKIAGKTLSAKNTMQDTTYYSASSMPMDMGTLIVPDEIARTIPMRAVIYNCNFKGDAEKNSNKLSAALDKVYPQKTQEQRNKSPYHMAIYKVEMIEQSAGLSMVITYIAIYIGAVFLITCAAVLALQQLSENSDNVERYNLLRKIGADERMINHAMLAQIVIYFMVPLSLALVHSYIGVKVASNVIATLGNVNALNGILASAVAILIIYGGYMLATYLGSKAVIKERNK from the coding sequence ATGTATTCTAAATTAGCTTTTGGAAATGTAAAGAAAAGTATCAAAGATTTTACGGTTTATTTTTTGACTCTGACCTTCGGGGTCTGCCTGTTTTATGTATTTAACTCTATCGGCAGCCAGCAGGCTATGCTGAGAATGAATGAATCCCAGAGACAGATCATAGAAATGCTTCAGATGGCCATCGGCTCATTATCTGTATTTATCGCTGTGATCCTCGGATTCCTTGTGATCTATGCAAACCGCTTTCTGATCAAGAGGCGCAAAAAAGAACTTGGGCTTTATCTATGCCTCGGTATGGATAAACGCCAGGTATCCAAAGTATTGATCATTGAAACCTTGTTTATTGGAGTCTTTGCTCTGGCTGCAGGACTTTTGGCAGGAGTATTCCTGTCCCAGGGACTCTCCGTGGTGACAGCAAAAATGTTTATGGTGGAGATGAAAGAGTTTAGGTTTATCTTTTCCGGTGATGCATTTATCAGAACGATCATCTACTTTGCGGTTATTTTCCTGATCGTTATGATTTTTAACGCATTCAGTATATCCAAAGTAAAGGTCATTGATCTTTTATCCGCAAGCAAAAAGAATGAAACCTTGAAGGTAAAGAAACTAGGTGTTTCCGTAGTATTGTTTCTGATTTCTGTGGTGTGCATCGGTTTTGCATATTACTGTATCCAGGAAAACGGAATGATGGAAGTGGATTCCCAGTTCTGGATGAGTATTATTTTTGGAGCGGTGGGAACCTTCCTGTTTTTCCTATCTCTTTCCGGATTCTTTTTAAGGATATTAAAAACAAACAAGAGATTTTACTATAGAAAGCTCAATATGTTTATCTTAAGACAGATCAACTCAAAAATCACCACAACGTTTGTCTCTATGACAATGCTCTGTCTGATGCTGTTGGTGGCGATCGGAGTTTTTTCAACAGGAGCAGGACTGGCAACTACTTTCGGAAAGGATATGAAGAAAGCGACGCCTTATGACGTTTCTTATATTAAGTACCTTCCGGAAGATGCCACTGACTCTGAAGCAAAAATCAACATGAGGGAAGAGTTTAAGAAAAAGGGTGTGAATATGGATGAGTTTGTTGACAAGTCCTGTAATATCACCACACGTCTCTATAACAAAGTGAAATTTAAAATATTTCTCAGCGGCCGTGACAAATTAGTGGATTACCCGGAAGGTACGAAACAGAGAATGGAAAAATCCTCCCCCGATATCATATCGTTATCTGATTATAATGAGTCTATGAAGAAACAGGGAAAACAAGGGATCAGCCTTAAATCAGACGAATATGCTGTAAACTGTAACTTTGAAAACCTGCAGGATCTTTGGAAAGATGTATGTAAAACAGGAGTAAAAGTGAAAATAGCAGGAAAGACCCTGTCAGCAAAAAACACGATGCAGGATACTACTTATTATTCAGCGTCTTCTATGCCGATGGATATGGGAACACTGATCGTGCCTGACGAGATCGCCCGGACGATTCCGATGAGAGCCGTTATTTATAACTGTAATTTCAAAGGTGATGCGGAGAAGAACAGCAACAAGCTGAGTGCGGCGCTGGATAAGGTTTATCCTCAGAAGACACAGGAGCAGAGAAACAAGTCTCCATATCACATGGCCATTTATAAAGTTGAAATGATTGAACAGAGCGCTGGACTGAGTATGGTCATCACTTATATCGCGATCTATATCGGCGCAGTGTTCCTTATCACCTGTGCGGCAGTGCTTGCGTTGCAGCAGTTAAGCGAAAACTCAGACAACGTGGAGAGATATAATCTCTTGAGAAAGATCGGGGCCGATGAACGGATGATCAACCATGCTATGCTGGCACAGATCGTTATTTACTTTATGGTTCCTCTGAGCCTGGCACTGGTACACTCCTATATCGGCGTTAAGGTAGCCAGCAATGTCATAGCAACGCTGGGTAATGTAAATGCACTGAATGGGATCTTAGCCTCTGCCGTTGCGATCCTCATCATATACGGAGGATACATGCTGGCCACATATCTGGGAAGTAAGGCTGTGATCAAGGAAAGAAATAAATAA